A window from Desulfotignum phosphitoxidans DSM 13687 encodes these proteins:
- a CDS encoding fatty acid--CoA ligase has translation MKTRLITPTPSAHAYPLLIKNLLDTPLIYSPDQEIVYRDQHRYTYKTFSQRVKQLAAMLENLGVRPGDTVAVMDWDSHRYLECFFAVPMMGAVLHTINIRLTPEQLIYTINHAEDDVILVNTEFVPLLASVKDRFNTVKKVVVLSDTGEIPESDLDFAGEYEALMAETPAEYEFAEFDENTMATTFYTTGTTGMPKGVFFSHRQIVLHTYATLSVLCGYAHQANITSNDVYMPMTPMFHVHAWGMPYLMTLLGAKQVYPGRYEPEMLLKLILTENVTYSHCVPTIMNMLVTSPAINQVDLTGWKVIIGGSALSRGLCAQALKHGINLYTGYGMSETCPVLSLAMIKPHLMETDQDEQVAIRCMTGLPIPHVQMKIVDMKGNALPHDGKTAGEVVVRAPWLTQGYIKSEEKSEELWADGWLHTGDIGVIDAHGYLRITDRLKDVIKTGGEWISSLELEDIISRHEAVSEVAVVGVADDKWGERPLAMVVIKDAFRGKVSEKDIQDHCMGFVEKGQIPKYGVPTRIILDADIPKTSVGKISKKDIRSQYQ, from the coding sequence ATGAAAACCAGACTGATCACTCCCACACCCAGTGCCCATGCCTATCCATTGCTTATCAAGAACCTGCTGGACACGCCGTTGATCTATTCCCCGGACCAGGAGATCGTATACCGGGACCAGCACCGGTATACCTACAAAACCTTCAGCCAGCGGGTCAAACAGCTGGCTGCCATGCTGGAAAACTTAGGCGTTCGCCCCGGAGACACCGTGGCCGTCATGGACTGGGATTCCCACCGGTATCTGGAATGTTTTTTTGCCGTGCCCATGATGGGGGCCGTACTGCACACCATCAACATCCGGCTGACCCCGGAACAGCTCATATACACCATCAACCATGCCGAAGATGACGTGATCCTGGTGAACACGGAATTTGTGCCGCTTCTGGCATCCGTGAAAGACCGGTTTAACACCGTGAAAAAAGTGGTGGTGCTGTCTGATACCGGAGAAATCCCGGAATCGGATCTTGACTTTGCCGGAGAATATGAAGCCCTCATGGCTGAAACGCCTGCGGAATATGAATTTGCCGAGTTTGACGAAAACACCATGGCCACCACGTTTTACACCACCGGCACCACAGGCATGCCCAAAGGGGTGTTTTTCAGCCACCGCCAGATTGTTCTGCACACCTATGCGACCCTGTCCGTGCTGTGCGGCTATGCCCACCAGGCCAACATCACATCCAATGACGTGTACATGCCCATGACCCCGATGTTCCATGTCCATGCCTGGGGCATGCCGTATCTGATGACGCTGCTGGGGGCCAAACAGGTGTATCCGGGCCGGTATGAACCGGAAATGCTGCTCAAGCTCATTCTCACGGAAAACGTCACCTATTCCCACTGCGTGCCCACCATCATGAACATGCTGGTCACAAGTCCTGCCATCAACCAGGTGGATCTGACCGGGTGGAAGGTGATCATCGGCGGGTCGGCTTTGTCCAGGGGATTGTGCGCCCAGGCGTTGAAACACGGTATCAACCTGTATACGGGGTACGGCATGTCCGAAACCTGTCCCGTGCTGAGCCTGGCCATGATCAAGCCCCATCTCATGGAAACGGATCAGGATGAACAGGTGGCCATCCGGTGCATGACGGGCCTGCCGATTCCCCATGTCCAGATGAAAATCGTGGACATGAAGGGCAATGCACTGCCCCATGACGGCAAAACCGCGGGCGAGGTGGTGGTCAGGGCGCCCTGGCTGACCCAGGGATACATCAAATCCGAAGAAAAAAGCGAGGAACTGTGGGCCGACGGCTGGCTTCACACAGGCGACATCGGTGTCATCGATGCCCACGGGTATCTTAGGATCACGGACCGGCTCAAGGATGTGATCAAGACCGGCGGGGAATGGATCTCATCCCTGGAGCTGGAAGATATCATCAGCCGGCATGAGGCCGTCAGTGAAGTGGCCGTGGTGGGGGTTGCCGATGACAAATGGGGGGAACGGCCGCTTGCCATGGTGGTGATCAAGGACGCGTTCCGTGGCAAAGTCAGTGAAAAAGATATCCAGGACCACTGCATGGGATTTGTGGAAAAAGGGCAGATTCCCAAGTACGGGGTTCCGACCCGGATCATTCTGGATGCGGACATCCCCAAGACATCTGTGGGAAAAATCAGCAAAAAAGATATCCGGTCCCAGTACCAATGA
- a CDS encoding enoyl-CoA hydratase/isomerase family protein: MPVVTWKKDNRTAVLTMCNGPNRMNRIFSQELNACLDQIEEDADVRAVVLTSTDEKNFSQGIDVEWIGKKIQDKDHDTVKAFMYDMNRIFKRLLLFPVPVVAAINGHAFGNGAIVSCACDFRFMKKDRGFFCFPEVDVGIPFLPGMVAFVRKAVPEPLFNRMILSGQRMTAQELEANGVIVKACDDQDHLMTEALAFAAAFDKKRGIFKELKQRMHKDLIKVLDDEDPVYIEPINLFVAD; encoded by the coding sequence ATGCCGGTGGTGACATGGAAAAAAGACAACCGAACGGCGGTGTTGACAATGTGCAACGGACCCAACCGGATGAACCGGATATTTTCTCAAGAATTGAACGCCTGTCTGGATCAGATCGAGGAGGATGCCGATGTCCGGGCTGTGGTCCTGACATCGACAGATGAAAAGAACTTTTCCCAGGGCATCGATGTGGAATGGATCGGCAAAAAGATCCAGGACAAAGACCATGACACGGTCAAGGCGTTCATGTATGACATGAACCGGATCTTCAAGCGCCTGCTGCTGTTTCCCGTGCCCGTGGTCGCGGCCATCAACGGCCATGCATTCGGCAATGGTGCCATTGTTTCCTGTGCCTGTGATTTCAGGTTCATGAAAAAGGACCGAGGGTTTTTCTGCTTTCCCGAAGTGGATGTGGGGATTCCGTTTTTGCCCGGTATGGTGGCGTTTGTGCGCAAGGCCGTGCCGGAACCGCTGTTCAACCGGATGATTCTGTCGGGTCAGCGTATGACGGCCCAGGAACTTGAAGCAAATGGAGTGATCGTCAAGGCCTGCGACGACCAGGATCACCTCATGACCGAGGCCCTGGCCTTTGCCGCGGCGTTTGACAAAAAACGGGGCATTTTCAAGGAATTGAAACAGCGCATGCACAAAGACCTGATAAAGGTCCTGGATGATGAAGATCCCGTGTATATCGAGCCCATCAACCTGTTTGTGGCGGATTGA
- a CDS encoding cache domain-containing protein produces the protein MKSIFQWSKNLNIRTKLLGGHTLVIIIAVLAGGGFILSRVQTTIETHIESELTNATAGIRHMVRTAASTSIKNHLRAVAEKNLEIIQAVYQEFEQGKITEHEAKDLCKKILFSQTIGRTGYIFCANTQGIAAEHPNPGVTGKRFMDRSFVREMIRMKTGYLEYDWKNPEEDVMKPKAMYMSYFAPWDWIIAVSTYREEFRHLIEISDFRKSILELSFGKTGYAYIHDSSGNLIVHPFMTGNYLDAQDKDGRYFVRDLCEKKSGKAVYSWKNPDEAEAREKLVIFNYIPEYDWIVASASYLDEIYAPLNTVSSIVMGIVALIFLLITGSYLWVNRSVITPLQSLMKRFDQGAAGDFSVRMPVTTTDEIGQLAGYFNRFMDKLDVSRRKLESEIRMRKKNEQALRLSDEMFSKAFRSNPAGMFIAVLSDSRIINANDSFLNITGYSLMDLLGREILTLDFFTPRQEGRWLFTEIRERRPVKNKEIVFWNRAKERRQGIISAERVMVWGEACLLAAMEDITDARRLEQEILKIGLRERQNIAMSLHDDLCPQLIGIEVMVKMLHQHLDNAPARDTLAGEIGRTKKIRAVVQDAIHKTRTLSRGLEPVNLADRGFDVSLASLADYVREVFSIACFLDWQLDQPPFTDDTEATHAYYIVHEAVHNAVKHAQATRIDMVLTRDSENIRMEIFDNGNGFDFSTKTRGMGIRIMTWRAARIRATLAFEPMSPSGTRVTLEIARHPFDRNA, from the coding sequence ATGAAATCAATTTTCCAATGGTCAAAAAATCTCAACATCCGGACCAAGCTGCTGGGGGGTCACACTTTGGTGATCATCATCGCCGTGCTGGCGGGCGGCGGCTTCATCCTCTCCCGGGTCCAGACCACCATTGAAACCCATATTGAAAGCGAACTCACCAATGCCACGGCCGGGATCCGCCATATGGTGCGCACGGCCGCATCCACCTCCATTAAAAATCATTTGCGGGCCGTGGCGGAAAAAAACCTGGAAATCATCCAGGCAGTGTATCAGGAGTTTGAACAGGGAAAAATCACGGAACATGAGGCCAAAGATCTGTGCAAAAAAATCCTGTTCAGCCAGACCATCGGCAGGACCGGCTATATTTTCTGTGCCAACACCCAAGGCATTGCAGCAGAACACCCCAATCCCGGGGTGACCGGCAAGCGGTTCATGGACCGGTCGTTTGTCCGGGAGATGATCCGCATGAAAACCGGATACCTGGAATATGACTGGAAAAACCCGGAAGAAGACGTCATGAAGCCCAAGGCCATGTACATGAGCTATTTTGCACCCTGGGACTGGATCATTGCCGTATCCACCTACCGGGAAGAGTTCAGACATTTGATCGAGATCTCTGATTTCAGAAAAAGTATCCTGGAACTGAGTTTTGGAAAGACGGGATACGCATACATCCACGATTCATCCGGAAACCTGATCGTTCATCCGTTCATGACCGGCAATTACTTGGATGCCCAGGACAAAGACGGCCGGTATTTTGTCCGGGACCTGTGTGAAAAAAAGAGCGGAAAGGCTGTATATTCCTGGAAAAATCCCGACGAAGCCGAGGCCCGGGAAAAACTGGTGATCTTCAACTATATCCCGGAATATGACTGGATTGTGGCATCGGCCAGCTACCTGGACGAGATCTATGCCCCTTTGAACACGGTCTCATCCATTGTCATGGGAATTGTGGCCCTTATTTTTCTTTTGATAACAGGATCTTACCTGTGGGTGAACCGGTCGGTCATCACGCCTTTGCAGTCGTTGATGAAACGGTTTGACCAGGGCGCGGCCGGTGATTTTTCCGTGCGAATGCCCGTGACCACCACGGATGAAATCGGGCAGCTGGCCGGATATTTCAACCGGTTCATGGACAAGCTGGATGTATCCCGCCGGAAGCTGGAATCGGAAATCCGTATGCGGAAAAAAAACGAGCAGGCCCTGCGCCTGTCCGACGAAATGTTTTCCAAAGCGTTTCGCAGCAACCCGGCCGGCATGTTCATTGCCGTGCTGTCCGACAGCCGGATCATCAACGCCAATGACAGTTTCCTGAACATCACGGGCTACAGCCTGATGGATCTTCTGGGCAGAGAAATTCTCACCCTTGATTTTTTCACCCCCCGTCAGGAAGGGCGGTGGCTGTTCACGGAAATCAGGGAGCGCCGGCCTGTGAAAAACAAAGAGATCGTTTTTTGGAACCGTGCCAAAGAACGCCGCCAGGGGATCATTTCCGCCGAGCGGGTGATGGTCTGGGGAGAAGCCTGTCTTCTGGCAGCCATGGAAGATATAACAGACGCCCGGCGCCTGGAACAGGAAATTTTAAAAATCGGTCTCCGGGAACGTCAGAACATTGCCATGTCCCTGCATGATGATTTGTGCCCCCAGCTCATCGGTATCGAGGTCATGGTCAAGATGCTGCATCAGCATCTTGACAACGCCCCGGCCCGAGACACCCTGGCCGGGGAAATCGGGCGGACAAAAAAAATCAGAGCCGTTGTTCAGGACGCCATTCACAAAACACGGACCCTGTCCCGGGGGCTTGAGCCGGTCAACCTGGCGGACCGGGGATTTGATGTGTCTCTGGCATCCCTTGCCGACTATGTCCGGGAAGTGTTTTCCATTGCCTGCTTCCTGGACTGGCAACTGGATCAGCCCCCTTTTACCGATGATACCGAAGCCACCCATGCCTATTACATTGTTCATGAAGCCGTGCACAATGCCGTCAAACATGCCCAGGCCACCCGGATCGACATGGTTCTGACCCGGGATTCAGAAAACATCCGCATGGAAATCTTTGACAACGGCAACGGATTTGATTTTTCAACCAAAACCCGGGGTATGGGGATCCGGATCATGACCTGGCGGGCTGCCCGCATCCGTGCCACCCTGGCCTTTGAACCCATGTCACCCAGCGGTACCCGGGTCACCCTGGAGATTGCCCGACATCCTTTTGACAGGAACGCCTGA
- a CDS encoding response regulator transcription factor gives MKKIAILIVEDHPIFRMGIKDMIDHEPDMQVCGEAEDVDTAIGLIQSLKPDLVIVDLSLKNSTGVDLIKEIHDRFPSCAALVLSMHDESLHAERCLQAGAKGYIMKQEASESVVEAIRNIMAGHIHVSRKIMNHLLTIYQNQPATAHESPLKRISDRELQIFRLIGLGLSSKQIAVQLNLSIKTVGTYQERIKEKLNLKTARELLRHAVIWVETGHMDPFDRL, from the coding sequence ATGAAAAAAATTGCCATTCTCATCGTTGAAGATCACCCCATTTTCCGGATGGGAATCAAGGACATGATCGATCATGAGCCGGATATGCAGGTCTGCGGTGAAGCCGAAGATGTGGACACCGCCATCGGCCTGATCCAGTCTTTGAAACCGGATCTGGTCATCGTGGATCTGTCTTTAAAGAACAGCACGGGCGTGGATCTGATCAAAGAGATCCATGACCGATTCCCCTCCTGTGCCGCCCTGGTCCTGTCCATGCACGATGAATCCCTGCATGCGGAACGCTGCCTTCAGGCCGGTGCCAAAGGGTACATCATGAAACAGGAAGCTTCGGAATCCGTGGTGGAAGCCATCCGCAACATCATGGCCGGACACATTCACGTCAGCCGGAAAATCATGAATCATCTTTTGACCATCTACCAGAACCAGCCGGCCACGGCCCATGAATCCCCTTTGAAACGGATTTCAGACAGGGAACTTCAGATCTTCAGGCTGATCGGCCTGGGACTTTCCTCCAAGCAGATCGCCGTGCAGCTGAACCTCAGCATCAAAACCGTGGGCACCTACCAGGAACGCATCAAGGAAAAACTGAATCTGAAAACCGCCCGGGAGCTGCTCCGGCATGCCGTGATCTGGGTGGAAACCGGGCACATGGACCCTTTTGACCGCCTGTAG